From a single Stackebrandtia endophytica genomic region:
- a CDS encoding calcium:proton antiporter, with product MRFAATFRTVLTPAALLRLGLGWGAFVVALIARPVLSGQLPGWALAAVLAGIVAVIVVCAFGVVAEAEHLAHRLGDPYGTLVLTLSIVLIEVILISAVMLGPGEHATIARDSVMAVSMIILNLVIGVALLTAGMKRDNLRPNTSGVSAYLSLLVVLATVAFALPALIGDGGAYRSGQEIPIIAATVLLYGFFLYRQMGAQRGDFQEVTEHRDGVDASTRAPIGQVLSQYRTEVIARAVVLVLTVIPIVLLSHDMAALLDDGLDRLGAPVALSGILIAMIVFLPETITAIRAAHAGEIQRVSNLCHGALVSTVGLTIPAVLTIGMLTGQTVVLAENPTNLVLLGVSLILTVTTFMGKKVTALHGAAHLLVFLIYGLAVFS from the coding sequence ATGCGCTTCGCAGCCACGTTCCGAACCGTTCTGACGCCCGCCGCACTCCTGCGTCTCGGTTTGGGCTGGGGCGCCTTCGTGGTCGCCCTCATCGCCCGACCGGTCCTCTCCGGACAGTTGCCCGGCTGGGCGCTGGCCGCAGTGCTGGCGGGCATCGTCGCAGTCATCGTCGTCTGTGCCTTCGGTGTCGTCGCCGAGGCCGAACATCTGGCGCATCGCCTCGGCGATCCCTACGGCACCCTGGTGTTGACGCTGTCGATCGTGTTGATCGAGGTCATCCTCATCTCCGCCGTCATGCTCGGCCCCGGTGAACACGCCACCATCGCCCGAGACTCGGTGATGGCGGTGTCGATGATCATCTTGAACCTCGTCATCGGTGTCGCGCTGCTCACCGCCGGTATGAAGCGGGATAACCTGCGCCCCAACACCAGTGGCGTGTCGGCGTATCTGTCGTTGCTCGTCGTACTGGCCACCGTGGCGTTCGCGTTGCCGGCACTGATCGGCGACGGTGGCGCCTACCGCTCCGGGCAGGAGATCCCGATCATCGCGGCCACCGTGCTGCTGTACGGCTTCTTCCTCTACCGCCAGATGGGCGCCCAACGGGGTGACTTCCAGGAGGTCACCGAACACCGCGACGGAGTCGACGCATCGACGCGTGCGCCGATCGGTCAGGTGCTCTCGCAGTACCGAACCGAGGTGATCGCGCGGGCCGTGGTCCTGGTGCTGACCGTCATTCCGATCGTGTTGCTGTCACACGACATGGCGGCGCTACTCGACGACGGTCTCGACCGTCTCGGTGCGCCGGTGGCGTTGTCGGGCATCCTGATCGCGATGATCGTGTTCCTTCCGGAGACCATCACCGCGATCCGGGCGGCGCACGCCGGTGAGATCCAGCGGGTCAGCAACCTCTGTCACGGCGCCCTGGTCTCGACGGTCGGTTTGACGATTCCGGCGGTACTGACCATCGGAATGCTCACCGGGCAGACGGTGGTGCTCGCCGAGAATCCGACCAACCTGGTTCTCCTCGGTGTCAGCCTCATTCTGACGGTCACCACGTTCATGGGTAAGAAGGTCACCGCGCTGCACGGTGCGGCGCACCTGCTGGTCTTCCTGATCTACGGCCTCGCCGTGTTCTCGTAG
- a CDS encoding VOC family protein yields MLKLTDFIIDCPDPMKLAAFYAEVTGRALKEDSDDSWAGIKFGDIELAFQRVEDFRAPTWPEGEHPKQYHLDFEVDEFEPEKERLTKLGATLQQNFVRPDGYGWQVYTDPVGHPFCLCRNKGVVWNGTEPVWPKSS; encoded by the coding sequence ATGTTGAAACTCACCGACTTCATCATCGACTGCCCGGACCCGATGAAACTGGCGGCGTTCTACGCCGAGGTCACCGGTCGTGCGCTCAAAGAGGACAGCGACGACAGCTGGGCCGGCATCAAGTTCGGTGACATCGAACTGGCCTTCCAGCGGGTGGAGGACTTCCGCGCCCCGACCTGGCCCGAAGGGGAACACCCCAAGCAGTACCACCTCGACTTCGAGGTGGACGAGTTCGAGCCGGAGAAGGAGCGCCTCACCAAGCTCGGTGCCACCCTTCAGCAGAACTTCGTTCGTCCCGACGGCTATGGCTGGCAGGTCTACACCGACCCGGTCGGACACCCCTTCTGCCTGTGCCGCAACAAGGGCGTGGTGTGGAACGGCACCGAACCGGTCTGGCCGAAGAGTTCCTGA